The DNA region TAAGATTTTTATCTGAAAGGAATTGATATTCATGAGCAATATTCGTATAGGTATAGTCGGTTACGGCAATCTCGGCAGGGGCGTTGAACTCGCTATAAGACAGAACCCCGATACCGAGCTCGCAGCTGTTTTCACCAGAAGAGATCCCTCTTCTCTGAAGATACTCACCGAGGGCGTTGGCGTATATTCTGTAAATGACGTAGCTGATTTCAAGGACAAGATAGATGTACTTATCCTCTGCGGCGGCAGCGCTACCGATCTGCCTGTGCAGACTCCCAAGTTCGCTGAGCTGTTCAATGTTATCGACAGCTTCGATACTCACGCTCGTATCCCCGAGCACTTCGCAAATGTTGACGCTGCTGCAAAGAAGGGCGGCAACGTTAGCGTTATCTCCGTGGGCTGGGATCCCGGTATGTTCTCTGTACAGAGACTTTACGGCAGCTGCATCCTCCCCGAAGGCAAGGATTACACATTCTGGGGCAAGGGCGTTTCTCAGGGTCATTCCGACGCTATCAGACGTGTTGAGGGCGTAGCTGACGGCAAGCAGTACACAGTTCCCGTACAGGCTGCTATGGACGCTGTAAGAAACGGCGAAGATCCCGATCTGACCACAAGACAGAAGCATACAAGAGAGTGCTTCGTAGTTGCTGAAGACGGCGCTGACAAGGCAAAGATCGAAGAGACTATCAAGACTAT from Ruminococcus albus AD2013 includes:
- a CDS encoding diaminopimelate dehydrogenase; translated protein: MSNIRIGIVGYGNLGRGVELAIRQNPDTELAAVFTRRDPSSLKILTEGVGVYSVNDVADFKDKIDVLILCGGSATDLPVQTPKFAELFNVIDSFDTHARIPEHFANVDAAAKKGGNVSVISVGWDPGMFSVQRLYGSCILPEGKDYTFWGKGVSQGHSDAIRRVEGVADGKQYTVPVQAAMDAVRNGEDPDLTTRQKHTRECFVVAEDGADKAKIEETIKTMPNYFSDYDTTVNFISQDELNKNHSGIPHGGFVFRSGKTGVNGETRHIIEYSLKLGSNPEFTSSILVAYARAAVRMKNEGMTGCKTVFDIAPAYLSPKSGDELRASML